A single region of the Triplophysa dalaica isolate WHDGS20190420 chromosome 15, ASM1584641v1, whole genome shotgun sequence genome encodes:
- the LOC130437281 gene encoding LOW QUALITY PROTEIN: serine/threonine-protein kinase Nek9 (The sequence of the model RefSeq protein was modified relative to this genomic sequence to represent the inferred CDS: deleted 1 base in 1 codon) yields the protein MSLDEYERHYASLNSDGGESVAGRSSSTGTFTGEEDKLHYIPIRVLGKGAFGEATLYRRTEDNSLVVWKEIDLNCLSDKKRRDVMNEICILAILQHNNIIAYFNHFMDKNMLLIEMEYCNGGNLYDKINQQKGELFKEEVVVWYLYQIVAAVAHIHKAGILHRDIKTLNIFLTKTNLIKLGDYGLAKKLDSQYSMAETCVGTPYYMSPELCQGVKYNFKSDIWAMGCVLFELLALTRTFDATNALNLCVKIVQGNWTMEINSDIYSSDLIKLVYECLDQDPEKRPTAEEVLDRPVISSVRTELEERVATLNSAIKKPKLNTVTETSIAVVTTRSREVYFWGGGKFTPQKLDMFKGGSIAQHVCAGETHFAVVTVEKELYTWASVQGGAKMVGQLGHGDQASYRQPRRVERLQGKAIRQVACGADFTTCVTDEDQMYMFGSDYYGCIGVENELGMEVLEPVLLEFFEERPVKQVSCGDNHVVVLTHSGDIYSWGCGEHGRLGLDCEDDFSSPMKVEVPAGAFINAVYCGADATFLLTESGRVLACGNNETNKLGLNQGIIGIKNHSGEGYEVVPYTTSLTLVKPLSRFKIQFISAGKTHTAAIDERGRLMTFGCNKFGQLGVKDFKKHQGVQLLVGPFGGKGVTKVSCGDGFTIAATEDNQIFVWGNAGNGRLGMPADKGFGSEVCPALPRPIFGSLHHVPDLSCRGWHTIIIMEKVLNSKTIRSNSSGLSIGSGQCSTSSIELETHSATESELRDGMLGGTVEADLDNRGLEMFPIDSKTNESSCPSWLRKELLDAEFIPLPDDSSDSINPLAPAYRESETMPYEELDQLKAAAAAVGGKDLLATACADEDRVNGTEGQNCCGASVELACLRETVNRQDVQIQLLQKQYHDQLKENERLWKAIENLRASAPLKEINQNHCGHEEDPQ from the exons atgtctcTGGATGAGTATGAGAGGCATTACGCCTCTCTGAACTCAGATGGAGGTGAATCGGTCGCTGGCAGATCTTCGTCAACAGGGACTTTTACAGGAGAAGAGGATAAATTGCATTACATTCCCATTCGGGTGCTGGGAAAGGGAGCTTTTGGAGAAGCGACTCTTTACAGACGCACCGAG GATAATTCTTTGGTGGTGTGGAAGGAGATCGACCTGAACTGTCTCTCAGACAAGAAGCGCAGAGATGTCATGAATGAGATCTGCATTCTGGCCATTCTCCAGCATAACAACATCATCGCCTACTTCAATCACTTCATGGACAAAAACATGCTGCTGATCGAGATGGAGTACTGCAATG GTGGAAATCTGTACGACAAAATCAACCAGCAGAAAGGAGAACTCTTCAAGGAAGAG GTGGTCGTGTGGTATTTATATCAGATCGTCGCTGCGGTTGCTCACATTCATAAAGCGGGAATCCTGCATAG GGACATCAAAACCTTGAACATCTTTCTCACCAAAACCAACCTGATCAAGCTGGGAGATTATGGGCTGGCCAAGAAACTGGACTCTCAGTATTCAATGGCTGAAACC TGTGTGGGAACCCCGTACTACATGTCTCCTGAGCTGTGTCAAGGAGTGAAGTATAACTTCAAATCTGATATCTGGGCCATGGGATGTGTCTTATTCGAGCTTCTGGCCCTCACCAGGACCTTTGATGCTACG AATGCTCTGAACCTGTGTGTGAAGATCGTCCAGGGTAACTGGACCATGGAGATCAACTCGGACATTTATTCCTCTGATCTCATCAAGCTGGTGTACGAGTGTTTAGATCAG GATCCAGAGAAGAGGCCCACAGCAGAGGAGGTTCTGGATCGGCCCGTCATCTCTTCAGTCAGAAC agaGCTGGAGGAGAGAGTAGCAACCCTGAATTCCGCCATCAAGAAACCCAA GTTGAACACCGTGACGGAGACGTCGATTGCC GTAGTGACCACGCGCTCGCGGGAGGTGTATTTCTGGGGCGGGGGGAAGTTTACACCGCAAAAGCTGGACATGTTTAAGGGCGGCAGCATCGCGCAGCACGTGTGTGCCGGAGAAACGCACTTTGCCGTCGTTACTGTAGAGAAAGAGCTGTACACGTGGGCT AGTGTTCAGGGAGGAGCCAAGATGGTGGGTCAGCTGGGTCACGGTGATCAGGCGTCATACCGACAGCCGCGGAGAGTGGAGCGTCTCCAGGGTAAAGCCATCAGACAGGTGGCCTGTGGGGCCGATTTCACCACCTGTGTCACAG ATGAGGATCAGATGTACATGTTCGGGTCGGATTACTACGGCTGCATCGGTGTGGAGAACGAGCTGGGCATGGAGGTTCTGGAGCCGGTTCTCCTGGAGTTCTTCGAGGAGCGGCCGGTGAAGCAGGTGTCATGTGGAGATAATCACGTGGTGGTGTTGACTCACAGTGGAGACATCTACTCATGGGGTTGCGGAGAACACG GTCGACTCGGTTTGGACTGTGAGGATGATTTCTCCTCTCCGATGAAA GTGGAGGTTCCCGCAGGAGCCTTTATTAACGCAGTGTACTGCGGAGCGGACGCGACGTTCCTCCTCACAGAGTCGGGAAGAGTATTAGCCTGCGGGAACAACGAAACGAACAAACTGGGTCTGAATCAGGGCATCATAGGAATCAAAAACCACTCGGGAGAG gGTTATGAGGTTGTACCGTACACCACCTCACTCACGCTGGTCAAACCCCTCTCACGCTTCAAGATTCAGTTCATCTCTGCGGGGAAGACTCACACAGCGGCTATTGATG aGCGAGGTCGTCTGATGACATTCGGCTGTAATAAATTTGGCCAGCTGGGTGTGAAAGACTTCAAGAAACATCAGGGTGTCCAGCTTCTCGTGGGACCGTTCGGGGGGAAGGGGGTCACAAAGGTGTCCTGCGGTGATGGATTCACTATCGCCGCCACAGAAG ATAATCAGATCTTTGTGTGGGGTAACGCAGGGAACGGCCGCCTCGGGATGCCCGCGGATAAAGGCTTCGGTTCAGAGGTGTGTCCTGCCCTTCCTCGTCCCATCTTTGGCTCTTTACATCACGTGCCCGACCTGTCGTGCAGAGGTTGGCACACTATAATCATCATGG AAAAAGTTCTGAACTCTAAAACCATCCGTTCAAACAGCAGTGGACTGTCTATCGGAAGCG GTCAGTGCTCGACCTCATCCATCGAGCTGGAGACGCACTCGGCGACCGAGTCCGAGCTGCGTGATGGGATGCTGGGAGGAACCGTGGAGGCCGACCTGGACAACCGGGGTCTGGAGATGTTCCCAATAGACAGTAAGACCAACGAGAGCTCCTGCCCCTCATGGCTGAGGAAG GAGCTGCTGGATGCCGAATTCATCCCCTTACCGGACGATTCCAGCGACTCAATCAATCCGCTGGCGCCTGCGTACAGAGAAAGCGAAACGATGCCCTACGAGGAACTCGACCAGCTGAAAGCAGCGGCAGCCGCCGTCGGCGGGAAGGATCTCCTG GCGACAGCGTGTGCGGATGAAGATCGTGTGAATGGGACGGAGGGGCAGAACTGCTGCGGGGCGAGCGTCGAGCTGGCATGC CTCAGAGAAACAGTGAACCGCCAGGATGTCCAGATTCAGCTGTTACAAAAGCAG TACCACGACCAACTGAAAGAGAACGAGAGATTGTGGAAAGCAATTGAGAACCTCAGAGCTTCTGCTCCACTTAAGGAGATCAACCAAAATCACTGTGGACATGAAGAAGATCCACAATAA
- the angel1 gene encoding protein angel homolog 1 isoform X1 gives MIASLIYIVLFPLTRLIGRVSGLWRTTPCAYINGREVGDVCGAPYRRLPELKTDLLQHCNRTTRIIPGPEGTEREHTCGMAQGQAPPDSEETVGETQRRREDELDEEVMCDDTQSVTEENTSEHKCRSELAEGLEDINDVALMATEAEITASSVDGCEEITSDCAAVVNFIQEPPHSLDDTTSAESEPDHAVVSSGSLDLTAKLHVSDEGTDATAETDSHMREDDDDEEEHPRACYSESEAQFMTSHPVFDLRALLVDSHGIQTAKEPIGWHFPTGLGLSDVCFCPYVQFPALSYYPAFQDDNNIEVTWRLWEDLSEACGEPCVDLFEFSIMSYNILAQDLLEAHPELYTHCQGEMLVWEYRFHLLLRELRVWMPDILCLQEVQENHFQEQMYSVLIEMGYTCIYKRRTGSRTDGCALCYQSERFTQLSVNLLEFYRPDCELLNRDNVGIVLLLQPITEQGEALSPICVANTHLLFNPRRGDVKLAQLAIVLAEIDMMMKKCESQGRSCEVVLCGDFNALPNSLLLKFITSGELYYLGLPAWMVSGQVDLSSKFHQSRIFEPLWPDKLGINENCQYAVYSDPRTSGPEKLQYSHDFLRRLQFCQASCVRPPDLDFIPGVTDNTPDPDEIHMLSFRFRHTLFHGLKLTSAYPHTHLITHNCVLTTLNSEGGAMVDYIFYSTPTHDAAHVKERGGGLKLLGRLSLLSEDLLLSLKGLPNETFPSDHLSLLAKFQLS, from the exons ATGATTGCCAGTCTGATCTACATCGTGCTGTTTCCTTTGACGAGGCTGATCGGACGCGTCTCAG GACTGTGGCGGACGACACCGTGTGCGTACATTAATGGCAGAGAGGTTGGGGATGTTTGTGGAGCTCCTTACAGACGGCTTCCGGAGCTTAAGACGGATCTGTTACAGCACTGCAACCGCACAACGCGCATCATTCCCGGCCCAGAAGGCACGGAGAGGGAACACACCTGTGGAATGGCGCAGGGACAAGCTCCTCCGGACAGCGAGGAGACGGTAGGTGAAACGCAGAGGAGGCGAGAGGACGAGCTGGATGAGGAGGTGATGTGTGACGACACGCAATCAGTGACGGAGGAGAACACCAGTGAACACAAGTGCCGCTCAGAACTGGCGGAGGGTTTGGAGGACATCAATGATGTGGCTTTGATGGCAACAGAAGCTGAGATCACAGCATCATCAGTGGACGGTTGTGAGGAAATAACTAGCGACTGTGCCGCCGTGGTCAATTTCATCCAAGAGCCTCCGCACAGCCTGGATGACACGACCTCAGCCGAGAGCGAACCGGACCATGCTGTTGTGAGCAGCGGGTCTCTGGATCTAACAGCAAAACTTCACGTAAGTGATGAAGGAACGGATGCGACTGCTGAAACAGACTCCCACATGcgtgaagatgatgatgatgaagaagaacATCCCAGGGCTTGTTACTCTGAAAGTGAAGCTCAGTTCATGACCAGCCATCCCGTGTTTGATTTGAGGGCGCTACTTGTGGATTCTCACGGCATTCAGACAGCAAAAGAGCCCATCGGTTGGCATTTTCCAACAGGTTTGGGACTGTCAGACGTGTGTTTTTGCCCTTATGTGCAGTTTCCGGCACTCAGCTACTATCCTGCGTTTCAAGACGATAACAATATTGAAG TGACGTGGAGGCTATGGGAGGACCTGAGTGAAGCCTGTGGTGAGCCGTGTGTGGACCTCTTTGAATTCAGCATCATGTCTTACAACATTCTGGCTCAGGATCTGCTGGAGGCTCATCCAGAACTCTACACACACTGTCAGGGGGAGATGTTGGTGTGGGAATACAGATTTCATCTCCTCCTGCGGGAGCTGCGCGTCTGGATGCCTGAT ATTCTGTGTCTTCAAGAAGTTCAGGAGAATCACTTTCAGGAGCAGATGTATTCTGTCCTTATTGAGATGG GATACACCTGCATCTATAAGCGACGCACCGGTAGCAGAACGGACGGCTGCGCTTTGTGTTACCAGAGCGAGCGTTTTACTCAACTCTCCGTCAACCTGCTTGAGTTTTACCGACCCGACTGCGAGCTGCTGAACCGTGACAACGTGGGCATTGTGTTGCtccttcagccaatcacagagcAGGGGGAAGCTCTCAGTCCCATATGTGTGGCAAACACGCACCTGCTGTTTAACCCCAGGAGAGGTGACGTGAAGCTGGCACAGCTGGCCATCGTGTTGGCTGAGATtgacatgatgatgaagaaatgtgaAAGTCAAGGTAGAAGTTGTGAGGTTGTTCTGTGTGGAGATTTTAACGCATTACCCAACTCACTTCTGCTGAAGTTCATCACCAGCGGGGAGCTCTACTACCTTGGCTTACCTGCCTGGATG GTTTCAGGTCAGGTGGATTTGTCTAGTAAATTTCATCAAAGTAGGATTTTCGAGCCGCTGTGGCCGGACAAACTCGGCATCAATGAAAACTGTCAGTATGCGGTTTATTCTGACCCGAGGACCAGCGGCCCAG AGAAATTGCAGTACAGTCATGATTTTCTTCGCCGGCTGCAATTCTGTCAGGCGTCATGTGTGCGACCACCAGACTTGGACTTTATACCTGGAGTCACAGACAATACACCAG ACCCTGACGAGATCCACATGTTAAGTTTCAG GTTCAGACACACTTTATTTCACGGTCTGAAACTGACGTCAGCCTACCCTCACACCCATCTCATCACTCACAACTGTGTGCTCACCACACTGAACTCAGAGGGAGGAGCCATGGTGGACTACATCTTCTACTCCACTCCGACACACGACGCTGCTCACGTGAAAG AGAGAGGTGGTGGTTTGAAGCTACTCGGTCGTCTGTCATTGCTGTCTGAAGATCTTCTCTTGTCACTCAAAGGACTTCCCAATGAAACGTTTCCTTCGGACCACCTCAGCCTACTCGCCAAATTTCAGCTCTCTTGA
- the angel1 gene encoding protein angel homolog 1 isoform X2, with the protein MAQGQAPPDSEETVGETQRRREDELDEEVMCDDTQSVTEENTSEHKCRSELAEGLEDINDVALMATEAEITASSVDGCEEITSDCAAVVNFIQEPPHSLDDTTSAESEPDHAVVSSGSLDLTAKLHVSDEGTDATAETDSHMREDDDDEEEHPRACYSESEAQFMTSHPVFDLRALLVDSHGIQTAKEPIGWHFPTGLGLSDVCFCPYVQFPALSYYPAFQDDNNIEVTWRLWEDLSEACGEPCVDLFEFSIMSYNILAQDLLEAHPELYTHCQGEMLVWEYRFHLLLRELRVWMPDILCLQEVQENHFQEQMYSVLIEMGYTCIYKRRTGSRTDGCALCYQSERFTQLSVNLLEFYRPDCELLNRDNVGIVLLLQPITEQGEALSPICVANTHLLFNPRRGDVKLAQLAIVLAEIDMMMKKCESQGRSCEVVLCGDFNALPNSLLLKFITSGELYYLGLPAWMVSGQVDLSSKFHQSRIFEPLWPDKLGINENCQYAVYSDPRTSGPEKLQYSHDFLRRLQFCQASCVRPPDLDFIPGVTDNTPDPDEIHMLSFRFRHTLFHGLKLTSAYPHTHLITHNCVLTTLNSEGGAMVDYIFYSTPTHDAAHVKERGGGLKLLGRLSLLSEDLLLSLKGLPNETFPSDHLSLLAKFQLS; encoded by the exons ATGGCGCAGGGACAAGCTCCTCCGGACAGCGAGGAGACGGTAGGTGAAACGCAGAGGAGGCGAGAGGACGAGCTGGATGAGGAGGTGATGTGTGACGACACGCAATCAGTGACGGAGGAGAACACCAGTGAACACAAGTGCCGCTCAGAACTGGCGGAGGGTTTGGAGGACATCAATGATGTGGCTTTGATGGCAACAGAAGCTGAGATCACAGCATCATCAGTGGACGGTTGTGAGGAAATAACTAGCGACTGTGCCGCCGTGGTCAATTTCATCCAAGAGCCTCCGCACAGCCTGGATGACACGACCTCAGCCGAGAGCGAACCGGACCATGCTGTTGTGAGCAGCGGGTCTCTGGATCTAACAGCAAAACTTCACGTAAGTGATGAAGGAACGGATGCGACTGCTGAAACAGACTCCCACATGcgtgaagatgatgatgatgaagaagaacATCCCAGGGCTTGTTACTCTGAAAGTGAAGCTCAGTTCATGACCAGCCATCCCGTGTTTGATTTGAGGGCGCTACTTGTGGATTCTCACGGCATTCAGACAGCAAAAGAGCCCATCGGTTGGCATTTTCCAACAGGTTTGGGACTGTCAGACGTGTGTTTTTGCCCTTATGTGCAGTTTCCGGCACTCAGCTACTATCCTGCGTTTCAAGACGATAACAATATTGAAG TGACGTGGAGGCTATGGGAGGACCTGAGTGAAGCCTGTGGTGAGCCGTGTGTGGACCTCTTTGAATTCAGCATCATGTCTTACAACATTCTGGCTCAGGATCTGCTGGAGGCTCATCCAGAACTCTACACACACTGTCAGGGGGAGATGTTGGTGTGGGAATACAGATTTCATCTCCTCCTGCGGGAGCTGCGCGTCTGGATGCCTGAT ATTCTGTGTCTTCAAGAAGTTCAGGAGAATCACTTTCAGGAGCAGATGTATTCTGTCCTTATTGAGATGG GATACACCTGCATCTATAAGCGACGCACCGGTAGCAGAACGGACGGCTGCGCTTTGTGTTACCAGAGCGAGCGTTTTACTCAACTCTCCGTCAACCTGCTTGAGTTTTACCGACCCGACTGCGAGCTGCTGAACCGTGACAACGTGGGCATTGTGTTGCtccttcagccaatcacagagcAGGGGGAAGCTCTCAGTCCCATATGTGTGGCAAACACGCACCTGCTGTTTAACCCCAGGAGAGGTGACGTGAAGCTGGCACAGCTGGCCATCGTGTTGGCTGAGATtgacatgatgatgaagaaatgtgaAAGTCAAGGTAGAAGTTGTGAGGTTGTTCTGTGTGGAGATTTTAACGCATTACCCAACTCACTTCTGCTGAAGTTCATCACCAGCGGGGAGCTCTACTACCTTGGCTTACCTGCCTGGATG GTTTCAGGTCAGGTGGATTTGTCTAGTAAATTTCATCAAAGTAGGATTTTCGAGCCGCTGTGGCCGGACAAACTCGGCATCAATGAAAACTGTCAGTATGCGGTTTATTCTGACCCGAGGACCAGCGGCCCAG AGAAATTGCAGTACAGTCATGATTTTCTTCGCCGGCTGCAATTCTGTCAGGCGTCATGTGTGCGACCACCAGACTTGGACTTTATACCTGGAGTCACAGACAATACACCAG ACCCTGACGAGATCCACATGTTAAGTTTCAG GTTCAGACACACTTTATTTCACGGTCTGAAACTGACGTCAGCCTACCCTCACACCCATCTCATCACTCACAACTGTGTGCTCACCACACTGAACTCAGAGGGAGGAGCCATGGTGGACTACATCTTCTACTCCACTCCGACACACGACGCTGCTCACGTGAAAG AGAGAGGTGGTGGTTTGAAGCTACTCGGTCGTCTGTCATTGCTGTCTGAAGATCTTCTCTTGTCACTCAAAGGACTTCCCAATGAAACGTTTCCTTCGGACCACCTCAGCCTACTCGCCAAATTTCAGCTCTCTTGA
- the vash1 gene encoding tubulinyl-Tyr carboxypeptidase 1 — protein MPVCCCGSFHHCSSPRRLVRTSGFRACVIQPRASASSAGLRMIRTPQSLGGVEDRDEEQEDEGEDLRDGGIPCIINRGGLPINEETWEQMWRQVARIHPDGENVGKKIWATSDLPKIPIPSVPTFQPNSSIPQRLEAIQKYIRDLQYNHTGTQFFEIKKSRPLTALMDIAKEMTRESLPIKCLEAVILATYLTNSLPSVERFPLSFKTRFSGSHFCHIVLGVHSGGRFGALGISRRQDLMYKPLEYKTLADLVQDFQVAYQGYWHTLCKVKIGHYVSHDPHSVEQIEWKHSVLDVDKLSKEELKKELDRYTRDMRLKIGKATPSSPTKDRKKDMGSPLRNPASPMRKNSQSDRRSSVERKPSQSGPAADVNGYQIRV, from the exons ATGCCCGTGTGCTGCTGCGGCTCTTTCCATCACTGCTCCTCTCCGAGGAGATTGGTCCGGACTTCAGGATTCAGGGCCTGTGTGATCCAGCCGCGTGCCAGCGCCTCCTCTGCTGGCCTCAGAATGATCCGGACCCCTCAGAGTTTGGGAGGGGTTGAGGACAGAGATGAGGAACAAGAGGACGAGGGGGAAGATTTGAGGGATGGTGGGATTCCCTGCATAATTAACCGGGGCGGTCTGCCCATAAATGAGGAGACTTGGGAACAGATGTGGAGGCAGGTCGCCCGGATCCATCCCGATGGAGAGAATGTAGGGAAGAAGATCTGGGCAACCAGCGACCTTCCCAAG ATTCCAATACCAAGTGTGCCTACATTCCAACCCAACAGCAGTATTCCTCAGCGTCTGGAAgccatacaaaaatacatcaggGATCTACA ATACAATCACACTGGAACACAGTTCTTTGAGATAAAGAAGAGCCGACCGCTCACAGC ATTAATGGACATTGCCAAGGAAATGACACGAGAATCTCTGCCAATCAAATGTTTGGAAGCCGTGATCCTCGCAAC TTACCTCACCAACAGTTTGCCGAGCGTGGAGCGGTTTCCTCTCAGCTTTAAGACGCGCTTCTCAGGGAGTCACTTCTGTCACATCGTGCTGGGGGTCCACAGCGGCGGACGCTTCGGCGCCCTCGGGATCAGCCGGCGCCAGGACCTGATGTACAAACCGCTGGAGTATAAAACACTCGCCGACCTCGTGCAGGACTTCCAGGTGGCTTATCAGGGCTACTGGCACACGCTGTGTAAGGTGAAGATCGGCCATTACGTGTCACACGACCCTCACAGCGTGGAGCAGATCGAGTGGAAACATTCTGTGCTGGACGTGGACAAACTGTCCAAAGAGGAGCTGAAGAAAGAGCTGGACAGATACACTCGTGATATGAGGTTAAAG ATTGGGAAAGCCACTCCGTCATCGCCCACTAAAGACAGAAAGAAGGATATGGGATCTCCGCTGAGGAATCCAGCCAGTCCCATGCGGAAGAACAGTCAAAGTGATAGACG GTCATCAGTGGAGAGAAAACCTTCACAGTCAGGACCAGCAGCAGATGTTAATGGTTATCAGATCAGGGTGTGA
- the erg28 gene encoding ergosterol biosynthetic protein 28 homolog, protein MSRLVNVLRSWLLMVSVIAVGNTVQSFRDHSFLSEKLYTGSPEYVNGLQARTFGIWTLLSSIIRCACAVDIRNRTLYHITLWTFVLALGHFLSEAFIYKTAPLTIGVMAPLIVASVSIVAMLIGFHSIDDPQEDVRTRQKKRN, encoded by the exons ATGAGTCGTCTTGTGAATGTGTTGAGGAGTTGGCTGCTCATGGTGTCTGTGATCGCGGTTGGAAACACGGTTCAGAGTTTCAGAGATCACAGCTTCTTATCTGAGAAACTCTACACAGGATCACCTGAATATG TGAATGGACTTCAGGCGAGAACCTTTGGGATATGGACCCTTCTGTCTTCCATCATACGCTGTGCCTGCGCTGTAGACATTCGAAACCGAAC GCTTTATCATATCACCCTGTGGACATTTGTTCTGGCTCTCGGACACTTTCTGTCAGAGGCTTTCATTTATAAAACCGCTCCTTTGACCATTGGTGTCATGGCTCCTCTGATCGTGGCAA gtgtctCTATTGTGGCCATGTTAATTGGCTTTCACAGCATCGATGATCCGCAGGAAGACGTCAGAACCCGACAGAAGAAGAGGAACTGA